One region of Triticum aestivum cultivar Chinese Spring chromosome 6B, IWGSC CS RefSeq v2.1, whole genome shotgun sequence genomic DNA includes:
- the LOC123134944 gene encoding uncharacterized protein, translating into MTGLRLHDEPAHGHRDSEDVTVAPPPARRVKAPAPPPKTEWHRISYRLRNRVVQDTSNLKPAPSRYDNGIEIKHDLTWQTPTCARVALEHYNNMNQGDEHEMVKAVSSHVFVFNGIWFHANFLAKRKGATTCVDLIPKYFFAELEIVGTKKLSCVSCIKLDPGDPKNIGGCSLCYENIMHPAGGGYHGAQPRSVRHAPGGLQISFKF; encoded by the exons ATGACTGGCCTCCGTCTCCATGACGAGCCCGCTCACGGCCATCGGGATTCGGAGGATGTGACCGTGGCTCCTCCTCCCGCGCGCCGCGTGAAGGCCCCGGCTCCTCCGCCCAAGACTGAGTGGCATCGCATCTCGTACAGACTCCGCAACCGCGTCGTCCAGGATACCAGCAACCTCAAGCCCGCCCCCAGTCGCTACGACAACGG GATAGAAATTAAGCATGATCTAACATGGCAAACTCCGACGTGTGCACGTGTGGCTTTGGAACACTACAACAACATGAATCAG GGGGATGAGCATGAGATGGTTAAAGCAGTGAGCAGTCATGTCTTTGTCTTCAATGGTATCTGGTTCCATGCGAATTTCCTTGCTAAGCGAAAAGGAGCCACCACCTGCGTTGATCTCATCCCCAAGTACTTCTTTGCTGAACTGGAAATCGTGGGGACGAAAAAACTATCTTGTGTTTCATGTATTAAGCTTGACCCAG GTGATCCCAAAAACATTGGTGGTTGTAGCCTGTGCTATGAGAATATCATGCATCCTGCTGGCGGTGGATACCACGGTGCCCAACCTCGATCTGTTCGACATGCTCCTGGTGGCCTACAGATTTCATTCAAGTTCTGA